In the genome of Ignavibacteriales bacterium, one region contains:
- a CDS encoding L-lysine 6-transaminase: MFSKSGEDVLENPSHIKPENVHETIRKHMLADGFDFVLDMKNSKGVHLVDEKTGKTYFDFFTFFASSPLGLNHPKLHSDSVKKELLESTINKPSNSDIYTVAMAEFVETFARVAKPDYMKYLFFISGGALAVENALKVAFDWKVQKNFAKGHTEEKGHKIIHFRQAFHGRSGYTLSLTNTDPVKIKYFPKFDWPRIINPKIKFPVEENLPEIISIENQAIEEIQKAIDKYPDDVAAIIIEPIQGEGGDNFFRKEFFVKLREISDENEILLIFDEVQCGFGLTGKFWAHEYYVKPDIVAFGKKAQVCGILVSDRINDVKGHCFRKSSRINSTWGSDLTDMVRSKHILRIIEEDNLIDNAARSGEHLLNGLFKLQTEFPELITNVRGLGLMCSFDLPTSKVRDEFRNECIKNNLIILGCGEKSIRFRPPLNITTDELDEGLNLVRKVLIFYRTKN; this comes from the coding sequence ATGTTCTCAAAATCCGGAGAAGACGTTTTGGAAAATCCTTCGCACATAAAACCAGAAAACGTACATGAGACAATTCGAAAGCATATGCTTGCTGATGGTTTTGATTTTGTACTCGATATGAAAAACAGTAAGGGAGTTCATCTTGTTGATGAAAAAACCGGTAAAACATATTTTGATTTTTTTACTTTTTTTGCTTCGTCTCCTTTGGGTTTAAATCATCCAAAGCTGCATTCAGATTCTGTAAAAAAGGAACTTCTTGAAAGCACAATTAATAAACCGTCAAACTCTGATATATATACTGTTGCGATGGCTGAATTTGTAGAGACTTTTGCAAGAGTGGCAAAACCAGATTATATGAAGTACTTGTTTTTTATATCCGGTGGTGCTCTTGCTGTTGAGAATGCACTAAAAGTAGCATTCGATTGGAAAGTACAGAAAAATTTTGCTAAGGGTCATACTGAAGAAAAAGGTCATAAGATCATTCACTTCAGACAGGCATTTCATGGAAGAAGCGGCTATACCCTTTCTTTAACCAATACAGATCCGGTCAAGATAAAATACTTTCCTAAGTTTGATTGGCCCAGGATTATTAATCCAAAGATTAAATTCCCCGTTGAAGAAAATCTCCCGGAGATTATCAGTATAGAAAATCAGGCGATTGAAGAAATCCAGAAAGCAATTGACAAATACCCCGATGACGTTGCCGCAATAATCATCGAACCAATTCAGGGTGAAGGCGGAGATAATTTTTTCAGAAAAGAGTTCTTTGTTAAACTCAGAGAAATTTCAGATGAAAATGAAATACTCCTGATCTTTGATGAGGTACAATGTGGCTTTGGTCTGACCGGTAAATTCTGGGCTCACGAATACTATGTTAAACCTGACATTGTTGCCTTTGGTAAGAAAGCTCAGGTTTGCGGAATACTGGTATCCGATAGAATCAACGATGTAAAGGGACACTGTTTCCGTAAATCAAGCAGAATAAACTCCACATGGGGTTCAGATCTTACAGATATGGTTCGCTCAAAGCATATACTCAGAATTATTGAGGAAGATAACCTGATTGATAATGCAGCAAGAAGCGGTGAGCATTTGTTAAATGGACTGTTCAAACTTCAGACTGAATTCCCTGAATTAATCACCAATGTCCGAGGACTTGGTTTGATGTGTTCTTTTGATTTGCCAACTTCAAAGGTAAGAGATGAGTTTAGGAATGAGTGCATCAAGAACAATCTGATTATTTTGGGATGTGGAGAAAAATCTATCAGATTCAGACCACCATTAAATATTACGACTGATGAGTTGGACGAAGGTTTGAATTTGGTTAGAAAAGTTTTAATTTTTTATCGAACTAAAAATTAA
- the rsmI gene encoding 16S rRNA (cytidine(1402)-2'-O)-methyltransferase, giving the protein MNLESTLFIVSTPIGNLGDITLRAIETLKSSDFIICEDTRVTRNLLNHFGIAKELISLNAFNEQHKIPKLIERITTVTSVALVSDAGTPGISDPGVRLISALIRIGVKVVSVPGPSALISALSISGLPTDSFIFEGFLPQKKGRQKLLSKLAEEDRTIVLYESTYRIEKLLNELNEYMPERFIVVCRELTKKFEETWRGNPKEILNTLNTKVIKGEFVVVISPLNWKSEN; this is encoded by the coding sequence ATGAATTTGGAATCAACACTTTTTATAGTCAGTACACCTATTGGTAATCTTGGCGATATAACATTGAGAGCTATTGAGACTCTTAAATCGTCTGACTTTATTATCTGTGAAGACACTCGTGTTACAAGGAATCTGCTAAACCATTTCGGGATTGCAAAAGAACTTATCTCACTAAATGCATTTAACGAACAACATAAAATTCCAAAACTCATTGAAAGGATTACCACTGTTACATCTGTAGCGTTAGTATCCGACGCGGGAACACCAGGAATTTCAGATCCGGGAGTAAGACTTATTTCAGCACTCATTAGAATTGGAGTAAAAGTAGTATCCGTTCCAGGACCTTCAGCATTGATATCAGCATTGAGTATCAGCGGCTTGCCAACAGATTCATTTATATTTGAAGGCTTCCTTCCACAGAAAAAAGGCAGACAAAAATTATTGTCCAAACTGGCAGAAGAAGATAGAACTATCGTGCTGTATGAATCTACCTATAGAATTGAAAAATTGTTAAATGAACTAAATGAGTATATGCCGGAAAGATTTATAGTTGTTTGCCGTGAACTTACAAAAAAGTTTGAGGAAACCTGGCGCGGTAATCCCAAAGAAATTTTGAACACTCTGAATACTAAAGTGATTAAGGGTGAATTTGTAGTTGTTATATCACCCTTAAATTGGAAATCAGAGAATTAA
- a CDS encoding insulinase family protein, whose product MRKIILLVVLFLTGITVYAVPSGDKILPYPIEQHTLPNGLNVVTVKFDSPGLAAFYIVVRVGSRDEVEEGVTGFAHFFEHMMFRGTDKYSKDEYNDVLKSIGAGANANTSFDRTVYHMTGDAGQLELMFELESDRFKNLNYPIHDFKTEAGAVKGEYTKNNASPYVQLNENIYNTAFDQHTYKHTTMGFLKDIIDMPNQYEYSREFFKRFYRPEYSTIIVVGDVTPERVNSLANKYFGDWEKGNFVSSVKPEPPQTGTRFTHLQNGGIPPLLTLNYKGPAFSDVEIDMPALDILTSILFSQTSDLYKKLVLQEQKVRFIGGGASDTRDPGLITIQASLIKKEDLQYVKDEIVKALEQVKNSGVEAGILADTKSNLKYRFAMGIDSPDAIARSLASYAALTNNPESINKLYAMYDKVKVEDIIDVAKKYFQNSGLTIATISADAEGGVK is encoded by the coding sequence TTGAGGAAAATCATATTATTAGTAGTATTATTTCTCACCGGTATTACGGTATACGCTGTGCCGTCAGGTGATAAAATACTTCCCTACCCTATCGAACAACACACACTCCCTAACGGGTTAAATGTTGTAACTGTAAAATTTGACAGTCCGGGTTTAGCTGCCTTTTATATTGTAGTACGCGTAGGTTCCAGGGATGAAGTTGAAGAAGGTGTAACAGGGTTCGCACATTTCTTTGAACATATGATGTTCAGGGGGACAGATAAGTACTCTAAAGATGAATACAACGATGTACTTAAATCAATTGGAGCCGGAGCCAATGCCAACACTTCATTTGACAGGACAGTTTATCATATGACCGGTGATGCAGGACAACTTGAATTAATGTTTGAATTGGAATCGGATAGATTTAAAAACCTGAACTATCCTATACACGATTTCAAAACTGAGGCTGGCGCAGTAAAAGGCGAATACACAAAGAACAACGCTAGTCCCTATGTTCAACTCAATGAGAATATTTATAACACTGCCTTCGATCAGCACACATACAAGCATACTACGATGGGTTTTCTAAAAGATATTATTGATATGCCAAATCAATATGAGTATTCAAGGGAATTCTTCAAAAGATTTTACAGACCTGAATATTCAACAATTATTGTTGTCGGCGATGTGACTCCTGAAAGAGTGAATTCACTTGCGAATAAATATTTTGGTGACTGGGAAAAAGGAAATTTCGTTTCATCAGTTAAACCGGAACCACCGCAAACAGGGACGAGATTTACACATCTACAAAATGGAGGAATCCCTCCGTTGCTTACGTTGAATTATAAAGGTCCTGCTTTCAGTGATGTTGAAATAGACATGCCTGCTCTTGATATTCTAACAAGCATTTTATTTTCACAAACTTCTGACCTTTATAAAAAATTAGTGCTTCAGGAACAGAAGGTACGCTTCATTGGTGGCGGAGCTTCTGATACAAGAGATCCAGGATTAATTACCATCCAGGCTTCATTAATTAAAAAAGAAGATCTGCAGTATGTAAAGGATGAGATTGTTAAAGCTCTTGAACAAGTAAAGAACTCGGGTGTTGAAGCTGGGATTTTAGCGGATACAAAATCAAACCTCAAATACAGGTTTGCAATGGGTATTGACAGTCCTGACGCTATTGCCCGTTCGTTAGCAAGTTATGCTGCACTTACAAATAATCCGGAGTCAATAAATAAACTTTACGCCATGTATGATAAAGTTAAAGTTGAAGACATAATTGATGTTGCAAAAAAATATTTTCAAAATTCAGGACTAACTATTGCAACAATATCAGCAGATGCTGAAGGCGGTGTAAAATGA
- a CDS encoding insulinase family protein has product MIKTLLISLLMIATMTAQKLVELKQPSSNKVVIKFMFLNGSVSDPSGKEGLTSTVVNTILQGGTGELSYSSIQEMNYPMASRYGASVDKEVSIFTFEIHNDWLEKFYPVMIGLVTAPSFQESDFNRVKTNQQNYVDQVIRASSDEEYSKKALEDFLFRGTKYQHMVQGKSESVKSITLNDVKTHYKTYFTSNNLTIGIAGNYSSEFVNKLMSDMKALPDTKPSVSEVATVPMPDGVRVEIISKDNAFGSAIYGGFPLTINRSSDDFAALMVANSYLGEHRKSYGRLYQQLREQRSMNYGDYSYIEWYENGGSNMLPPAGVPRSSNYFSIWIRPVQIAKQLQVQYDELKDLKLGHAHYAIRMAMWELDKLVKNGMSQEDFESTRKFLMSYIKLYVQTPSQQLGYLMDSKFYGREDYINELQTLLSELTLDDVNNVIKKYWQTENMYITIVTDKSEAEALSNSLLNNSDSLMSYSNIVKSGLPKELLEEDEIVAKFRMNVKDVKIINSQDTFK; this is encoded by the coding sequence ATGATAAAAACATTATTAATAAGTCTGCTTATGATTGCTACAATGACAGCTCAGAAATTAGTAGAATTAAAACAACCTTCATCAAATAAAGTTGTTATTAAATTTATGTTCTTAAACGGATCTGTATCAGATCCTTCGGGTAAAGAAGGTTTGACATCAACTGTGGTAAATACAATTTTACAGGGCGGTACAGGTGAACTAAGTTACAGTTCAATACAGGAAATGAATTATCCTATGGCTTCCCGGTACGGTGCCAGTGTTGATAAAGAGGTTTCCATTTTCACATTTGAAATTCATAATGATTGGTTAGAGAAATTTTATCCTGTTATGATTGGATTGGTTACGGCTCCTTCATTTCAGGAATCCGATTTCAATAGGGTTAAAACTAACCAGCAGAATTATGTTGACCAGGTAATTCGGGCATCATCGGATGAAGAGTACAGCAAAAAAGCTCTTGAGGATTTTCTTTTCCGCGGAACAAAATACCAGCATATGGTACAAGGTAAATCTGAATCAGTAAAATCCATAACACTCAATGACGTAAAGACTCATTACAAAACATATTTCACAAGCAATAATCTTACTATAGGTATTGCCGGAAATTATTCTTCTGAATTCGTTAATAAATTAATGAGTGATATGAAGGCTTTGCCTGATACCAAGCCGTCAGTAAGTGAAGTTGCTACAGTACCAATGCCAGATGGTGTTCGTGTAGAAATTATTTCGAAAGATAATGCTTTTGGATCAGCCATATATGGAGGATTTCCTCTGACTATAAACAGATCATCTGATGATTTTGCAGCACTGATGGTTGCAAATTCATATCTGGGTGAACACCGTAAGTCCTACGGAAGATTGTACCAGCAGTTACGTGAGCAGCGGTCTATGAATTATGGTGATTACAGTTACATTGAATGGTATGAAAACGGCGGTTCAAATATGCTTCCTCCTGCTGGTGTACCAAGGTCATCAAATTATTTTTCAATCTGGATAAGACCTGTACAGATAGCAAAGCAATTACAGGTTCAGTATGATGAGCTAAAGGACCTGAAACTGGGACACGCTCATTATGCAATCAGAATGGCGATGTGGGAGCTGGATAAACTTGTAAAAAACGGAATGTCACAGGAAGATTTTGAATCGACAAGAAAATTCCTGATGAGTTACATTAAGCTTTATGTCCAGACACCATCTCAGCAGCTTGGGTATTTAATGGATTCCAAATTCTACGGCAGAGAAGATTATATAAATGAGTTACAAACATTGTTAAGTGAACTTACTCTTGATGATGTGAACAACGTTATAAAAAAATACTGGCAGACTGAAAATATGTATATAACTATCGTCACGGATAAAAGTGAAGCAGAAGCCCTTTCAAACAGTCTGCTGAATAATTCTGATTCACTGATGAGTTATTCAAATATTGTAAAATCAGGTTTGCCAAAGGAACTTCTGGAAGAAGATGAGATCGTTGCTAAATTCCGGATGAATGTAAAGGACGTAAAAATTATTAATTCACAGGATACATTTAAATAA
- a CDS encoding peroxiredoxin has protein sequence MEAPDFILPDAYGNNHSLADWKGKAPVVIYFYPKANTAGCTKQACGIRDNYSKYEANNIKVFGISVDSQNSIIEFIDDHDLNFPLLSDEDKKVAEAYGVLNNIGLASRITFIIDKEGKISKILREVDVTTHAEEILELASQLK, from the coding sequence ATGGAAGCCCCTGATTTTATTTTACCGGATGCATACGGGAATAATCATAGCCTTGCCGATTGGAAAGGAAAGGCTCCTGTTGTGATTTACTTTTATCCGAAAGCCAATACTGCGGGCTGTACAAAGCAGGCTTGCGGAATTCGTGATAATTACTCAAAGTATGAAGCAAATAACATTAAAGTTTTCGGGATATCAGTCGACTCACAAAATTCAATTATAGAATTTATTGATGATCATGATTTAAACTTTCCTTTACTTTCTGATGAAGATAAAAAAGTAGCAGAAGCATACGGCGTTTTGAATAATATTGGCTTAGCCAGCAGGATTACATTCATCATCGATAAAGAAGGAAAAATAAGTAAGATACTCAGGGAAGTTGATGTAACCACACATGCCGAAGAAATTCTGGAACTCGCCAGCCAGTTGAAATGA
- a CDS encoding aldehyde dehydrogenase family protein, producing the protein MEFLKQLGIQEKNFGSCTGTEWGKSTDQGELKIYSPATGEFIASVYQASDNDYENIIKKAQEAFLVWRKMPAPKRGELVRQIGLKLREYKPLLGQLVSFEMGKSLQEGLGEVQEMIDICDFAVGQSRQLYGFTMHSERPNHRMYDQYHPLGIVVTISAFNFPVAVWSWNGMIAAVCGDVNVWKPSSKVPLSAIACQNIIKDVLIENKIPEGVFSLVIGKGSTIGETMLNDKRVPLISVTGSTKVGRHAGELIARRFGRAILELGGNNGIIITPDADLKMAMPAIVFGAVGTCGQRCTSTRRLIIHESIFDKVKEILLSAYKGLRIGNPLDEKNHVGPLIDKNAVKDFTNALDRVKKEGGKILYGGDVLSGKGYESGCYVVPALVEAENHYEIVQEETFAPILYLIKYKNNVDHAIELHNGVVQGLSSSIFTTNMREAEKFLSAWGSDCGIANVNIGTSGAEIGGAFGGEKETGGGRESGSDVWKVYMRRQTNTINYGTDLPLAQGIKFEI; encoded by the coding sequence ATGGAGTTCTTAAAACAATTAGGTATTCAGGAGAAAAACTTTGGCTCCTGTACAGGTACAGAATGGGGAAAATCAACTGATCAGGGAGAATTAAAAATTTATTCCCCAGCTACTGGTGAGTTTATCGCATCTGTTTACCAGGCATCAGATAATGATTATGAAAATATTATAAAAAAGGCTCAGGAAGCATTTCTCGTCTGGAGAAAAATGCCCGCACCTAAAAGAGGTGAACTCGTCAGGCAAATTGGTTTGAAACTTCGGGAATATAAACCTTTACTCGGTCAATTAGTTTCCTTTGAAATGGGGAAATCACTTCAGGAAGGTTTAGGTGAAGTTCAAGAAATGATTGATATCTGTGATTTTGCAGTTGGTCAATCCAGACAATTATATGGCTTTACTATGCACTCAGAAAGACCAAATCACAGAATGTATGATCAATATCACCCGTTAGGAATTGTGGTTACAATTTCCGCTTTTAACTTCCCGGTTGCAGTCTGGTCCTGGAACGGAATGATAGCTGCTGTATGCGGCGACGTTAATGTTTGGAAGCCCTCATCTAAAGTTCCTCTTTCTGCAATTGCATGTCAGAATATTATCAAAGATGTATTGATTGAAAATAAAATTCCTGAAGGTGTGTTTTCTTTGGTGATTGGTAAAGGTTCCACCATTGGTGAAACAATGCTGAATGATAAAAGAGTTCCACTTATTTCGGTCACCGGGTCAACAAAAGTCGGGCGACATGCCGGTGAATTAATTGCCAGAAGATTTGGTAGAGCAATATTGGAACTTGGCGGAAATAATGGAATAATCATTACACCCGATGCCGATTTAAAAATGGCTATGCCTGCGATAGTGTTCGGAGCAGTTGGTACATGCGGACAAAGATGTACTTCAACAAGGAGGTTGATTATTCATGAATCTATCTTTGATAAAGTAAAAGAAATTTTACTCAGTGCATATAAAGGCCTGAGAATAGGGAATCCACTCGATGAAAAAAATCATGTAGGTCCGCTTATCGATAAAAACGCGGTAAAAGATTTTACAAATGCCTTGGACAGAGTAAAGAAAGAAGGCGGCAAAATTTTGTACGGCGGGGATGTACTTTCAGGTAAAGGATATGAATCAGGCTGTTATGTTGTACCGGCATTGGTTGAAGCAGAAAATCATTACGAGATAGTTCAGGAAGAAACATTTGCTCCAATCCTTTATCTAATCAAATACAAGAATAATGTTGATCATGCAATTGAACTTCACAATGGTGTTGTTCAGGGATTGTCATCTTCAATTTTTACGACGAATATGAGAGAAGCCGAAAAATTTCTTTCTGCATGGGGATCGGATTGCGGAATTGCAAATGTAAATATCGGCACGTCAGGTGCGGAAATTGGCGGTGCATTCGGCGGCGAAAAGGAAACAGGCGGCGGAAGAGAATCAGGTTCTGACGTATGGAAAGTTTATATGAGAAGACAAACTAATACAATTAATTATGGTACTGATCTTCCGTTAGCTCAGGGGATTAAATTCGAGATCTAG
- a CDS encoding Rrf2 family transcriptional regulator has protein sequence MSASTKLSTAVKAICFLAESAPEPKTSFEISDYTGINASKLRKILSMLVKSEIVESTYGLKGGFILKKSPDKIHLQEIYCAIEDRKAFHLNVAENNPNHFTDLLNGFFLNLFSDIQIDIENKMKTININQIIQSLK, from the coding sequence ATGTCTGCATCAACTAAACTTTCAACAGCGGTTAAAGCAATATGTTTCCTTGCTGAATCAGCTCCTGAACCAAAAACAAGTTTTGAAATCTCGGATTACACAGGAATAAATGCTTCAAAACTTCGAAAAATCCTTTCTATGCTGGTTAAAAGCGAAATTGTTGAAAGCACTTATGGTTTAAAGGGAGGTTTTATTCTCAAAAAATCTCCGGATAAAATTCACCTTCAGGAAATTTATTGCGCCATTGAAGATAGAAAAGCATTTCATCTAAACGTTGCGGAAAACAATCCAAACCATTTTACGGATTTGCTTAACGGCTTTTTCCTAAATCTGTTCTCAGATATTCAAATTGATATTGAAAACAAAATGAAAACAATAAACATAAATCAGATTATCCAGTCACTCAAATAG
- a CDS encoding carboxy terminal-processing peptidase has protein sequence MKSFIKGHMKKIILIIVLIAAANIYLAKNTESEQIKNELPDSLTVVAPNEHLSSQSLQINMLLSRYHFNKKTRLNDSISSVIFDRYLKALDFSRSYFIKSDVAKFEKDRLNYDDFLKEGFIEPAYEIFNVYRERVDERITFINTILEKEFDFTVDETYQLKRENAEWPSTSDEANEIWRRRIKNDALTLKLEGTEWDKIKDRLTKRYDNYRKAIYQYDAEDVFQLFMNSYTEVMDPHTNYLSPSTSDNFKISMSLSLEGIGAQLQTEDDYTKVHEIIPGGPAYKSNLLHRDDKIIGVAQGDDGEMVDVVGWKITDVVKLIRGPKETVVRLQIIPADGGTNAAIKEIKLVRDKVKLEEQAAKKEIIDVTNDGKPFKIGVINVPAFYSDFEAMARGEKDYKSTTRDVKLLIDSLKNEKVDGIVIDLRNDGGGSLEEAINLTGLFIKDGPVVQVKKSFGEIEVMPDEDKSLYYDGPLAVMVNRFSASASEIFAGAIQDYGRGIIIGEQTFGKGTVQNLIDLNKVMPKSQTPSGQLKITIAKYYRINGGSTQHLGVIPDIKFPSAFDPNEYGESSEPSALPWDQISPAQYDRYNDLSSIIPELLEKHESRIKKSNSFDALYEEIEEYSESRNRQEVSLNESVRKKEKEAEEQKRFERENERRSRLGLKLLQKGEVLENVSDQNDFLLKEGATILTDLILLTIG, from the coding sequence ATGAAATCATTTATTAAAGGACATATGAAAAAAATAATTTTGATAATCGTATTGATAGCTGCTGCAAATATATATCTCGCTAAGAACACCGAATCTGAACAGATAAAAAATGAATTGCCGGATTCCCTCACAGTTGTTGCGCCAAATGAGCATTTAAGCAGTCAGAGTTTACAAATAAATATGCTGCTGTCAAGATATCACTTTAACAAAAAGACAAGGTTGAATGACTCTATATCATCTGTAATATTTGACAGGTATTTAAAAGCGCTTGACTTCAGCAGATCATACTTCATTAAATCTGACGTCGCAAAATTTGAAAAAGACAGATTAAACTATGATGATTTTCTAAAAGAAGGATTTATCGAACCAGCATATGAAATTTTTAACGTTTACCGTGAAAGAGTTGATGAACGAATCACTTTTATAAACACTATCCTTGAAAAAGAATTTGATTTCACAGTTGATGAAACTTATCAATTGAAGAGAGAAAATGCTGAATGGCCCTCAACATCGGATGAAGCAAATGAAATCTGGAGAAGAAGAATTAAGAATGATGCGCTTACATTAAAACTTGAAGGGACTGAGTGGGATAAAATCAAAGACAGACTGACAAAGCGTTATGATAATTACCGTAAAGCAATTTACCAATATGATGCTGAAGATGTATTCCAGTTGTTTATGAACTCCTACACTGAAGTAATGGATCCGCATACAAATTATCTTTCTCCGTCAACATCGGATAATTTTAAAATAAGTATGAGTTTGTCCCTCGAAGGTATTGGAGCACAGCTTCAAACTGAAGATGATTATACCAAAGTCCACGAAATAATCCCTGGCGGTCCTGCATATAAGAGTAATCTTCTGCATCGTGATGATAAAATAATCGGAGTAGCCCAGGGTGATGACGGTGAAATGGTTGATGTTGTCGGATGGAAAATAACAGACGTCGTAAAACTCATTCGAGGCCCGAAAGAAACCGTGGTAAGATTACAGATCATCCCTGCCGATGGCGGGACTAATGCAGCGATAAAAGAAATAAAACTTGTAAGAGATAAAGTTAAACTGGAAGAGCAAGCTGCAAAGAAAGAAATTATTGATGTTACAAATGATGGTAAACCATTTAAGATAGGTGTGATAAACGTGCCGGCATTCTATAGTGATTTCGAGGCTATGGCGAGAGGAGAAAAGGATTATAAAAGCACAACCCGAGATGTAAAATTACTTATTGATTCACTCAAGAATGAAAAGGTCGACGGTATTGTTATAGACTTAAGAAATGATGGAGGCGGATCACTGGAAGAAGCTATAAATCTTACCGGACTGTTTATTAAAGATGGTCCGGTAGTCCAGGTAAAAAAATCTTTTGGTGAAATTGAAGTTATGCCCGACGAAGATAAATCACTTTACTATGATGGTCCTTTAGCGGTTATGGTTAACAGGTTCAGTGCATCTGCTTCAGAAATATTTGCAGGTGCAATCCAGGATTATGGTCGCGGAATTATTATAGGCGAACAAACTTTTGGTAAAGGTACTGTTCAGAATCTGATTGATCTGAATAAAGTCATGCCTAAATCTCAGACTCCTTCAGGACAACTAAAAATTACTATTGCAAAGTACTATAGAATTAATGGCGGCAGCACACAACATCTTGGTGTCATTCCGGATATCAAATTTCCATCAGCATTTGACCCTAATGAATATGGTGAAAGCTCTGAGCCAAGCGCATTGCCGTGGGATCAAATATCACCCGCTCAGTATGATCGGTACAATGATCTTAGTTCTATAATACCCGAGTTACTGGAAAAACATGAATCCCGTATCAAAAAAAGTAATTCCTTTGATGCCTTATATGAAGAAATTGAAGAGTACAGTGAATCGAGGAACAGACAAGAAGTTTCTTTAAATGAATCAGTAAGAAAAAAAGAAAAAGAAGCTGAGGAACAAAAAAGATTTGAGAGAGAAAATGAACGAAGAAGCAGATTAGGTTTGAAGCTTCTTCAGAAGGGTGAGGTTTTGGAAAACGTAAGTGATCAAAATGATTTTCTGCTTAAAGAAGGAGCGACAATCCTAACCGATTTGATCTTGCTCACAATTGGTTAA
- a CDS encoding adenylosuccinate lyase has protein sequence MIDRYTLPEMGKIWLDEFKFNTWLQIEILATEARSVAGDVPVEDLEIIKSKASFDVKRILEIEETTKHDVIAFLTNVAEYVGPESRHIHYGMTSSDILDTTLSYQMKTAGELLLKRLFELKEILKNRAIEHKDSVCVGRSHGIHAEPTSMGLKFALWFEETKRNITRLEAAVKSISVGQISGAVGTFEHLSPEVEKYVCEKMGLSPAPVSTQVIQRDRHAEFLSVLALIGATLEKISIEIRHLQRTEVLEAEEYFSKGQKGSSAMPHKRNPIVSERITGLARVLRSNAQAAFENVALWHERDISHSSVERIIVPDSCIALDYMLDLANKLIKNLIIYPENMIKNLNLTRGLVFSQTILLKLVNKGLTREDAYRIVQTCAMDVWNNQNKNLKEEILNSSEAMKYLQKDEVESIFNNKKMLANVNYIFNRTVLNDK, from the coding sequence ATGATAGATCGCTATACGCTCCCTGAAATGGGAAAAATCTGGTTGGACGAATTTAAATTTAATACGTGGCTTCAAATCGAAATACTGGCTACAGAAGCACGTTCTGTGGCTGGTGATGTCCCTGTTGAAGATCTTGAAATCATTAAAAGCAAAGCCAGCTTTGATGTTAAACGAATACTGGAAATTGAAGAAACTACTAAACATGATGTCATCGCTTTTCTTACAAATGTGGCTGAATATGTTGGACCTGAATCACGACATATTCATTATGGAATGACCTCATCCGATATTCTTGATACGACTTTATCCTACCAGATGAAAACTGCTGGTGAACTGCTGTTGAAAAGATTATTTGAATTGAAGGAAATCCTGAAAAACCGTGCGATTGAACACAAAGATTCTGTTTGTGTTGGAAGATCACACGGCATACATGCAGAACCAACATCAATGGGATTAAAATTTGCGTTATGGTTTGAAGAAACAAAAAGAAATATAACTCGGCTTGAAGCAGCCGTTAAATCAATCAGCGTGGGACAAATCTCAGGTGCGGTTGGAACTTTCGAACATTTATCACCGGAAGTGGAAAAATATGTCTGTGAAAAAATGGGACTATCTCCTGCTCCTGTTTCAACACAGGTTATTCAGCGTGACAGGCATGCTGAATTTTTATCCGTCTTAGCATTGATTGGAGCCACTTTAGAAAAAATCTCGATAGAAATAAGACATCTGCAAAGAACAGAAGTACTTGAAGCAGAAGAATATTTTAGCAAAGGTCAAAAAGGATCGTCGGCAATGCCTCACAAAAGAAATCCGATTGTAAGTGAACGTATAACCGGATTGGCTAGAGTCTTACGCAGCAATGCTCAGGCGGCTTTTGAGAATGTCGCACTTTGGCATGAAAGGGATATTTCTCATTCATCAGTTGAAAGAATTATTGTCCCCGACTCCTGCATCGCGCTTGATTATATGCTTGACCTAGCAAACAAACTTATTAAGAACCTTATTATCTATCCGGAAAATATGATCAAGAATCTTAATCTTACGAGAGGTCTTGTTTTCTCCCAAACTATTTTGTTGAAACTTGTCAACAAAGGCCTTACAAGGGAGGATGCTTACAGGATTGTTCAAACTTGTGCTATGGATGTATGGAATAATCAGAATAAAAATTTGAAAGAGGAAATTCTAAATTCGTCAGAAGCAATGAAGTACTTACAAAAAGATGAAGTTGAATCAATCTTTAATAACAAAAAGATGCTTGCAAACGTGAACTATATTTTTAATCGGACTGTTTTAAATGATAAGTAG